CCAAATCTCTCTCCTCCACCCAGCACCAACTATACCCCATAAAACCAGCAGGCCTACCTCAGGCCCTGGTCCCCTCCCGGCACAGAAAACAAACCACACCGCATCTGCACTCACCGGGACCAAGCGCGTCCATGGGGATCACATCCTGGCTGCCAGTTTTCTCGCCCTCTgcaaggcaggaggaggagggggcgggCTGCACACAGTGGCCAGGGGGGATCGGGGCACAGAAGCCCCAGGTAGCCCTAGAGGCTCTCTGTCACTAAGGTGCCCAACCTCTGCCAGTTGGCAGCCCCACCCTGAGCTTGACAGCAGCGCGGACGCCGTGGGGAGTAGCCAAGAGGCAGAGGACAGGGAAAGTTGCCTATGGAAGCCGTCTCCGTGGGAGGTGTGGCTCCTCCTTCACCCTCACCCAAGGGTCGGGCAGTTGGGACAGCTGGGGTCCCCACCCTCTAGGCCCCCTAACCTCCACCACTCACCAAGGCTCTTGTCCACCAGTGGCAGCGTGCTGTCATCGAAGCCCCCAGGACTCGGTGCTCCCTTAGGCCCCTTGGCAGTAGCCGCAGCTGACTGAGACATAAAACACAGACACAGGGTGGGTGAAGCACATGGGCTGGGAATGAGGCAAAGTGAGCAAGGAAGGCAGGGAAGGCCAGGGAAGCCACACCTGGAAGCGCGCCTTGGTCCAGCCATCTTTCTGCAGGCTACCACGCAGCTCTTTGTAGCTCCACACTGTCTGCAACACGTGCGACGCCGCCTTCGCCTCGCGTACAGACTGGCTGTGGGGCCGGGGGCGGGGTCAGTGGTGGCCCCTCCCCCACATCCCCTGCTCCCCAAGCCACTCACCCCTCCCCTCCACACCTGGAGGCGACGAGCGCCACCAACGCTGGCACCCCGCGTGCCTGCAGGAGCGAGCGCGCGTTATCCAGGCTGTCGGACACGATTTCGTGGATAGTGTTGAGCACCGCCACCACGGTGTCTTCCTCCAGGCGGGCCCCAGGTCGCGGCGGAGCCTGTGCATTGCGCACATTCCGCACAAGCTCAGCCATGGCGTAGCTCCCTGAGGGGCAGGGCTAGGTGTCAGGACACGCCTCTGCCCCACCCCTCCAGGAAGGAGCAGGGATCCTGCGAGGGCTAGGGACGCTGCCAGGAAAGCCCCTGGAGACCACCACAAGGAACCATGCGAGCAGGGCGCTGAGCTTCAGAGACAGGGCCAGGAGGACTGGAGCTGCCTAAGGTGGGACAGCGCCGAAACGACAGGGGCGGGGCCTGGACTCCCAAACCTCCAACCCCCTCCGATGGGATCCTAGAGCTGCAGGCATAGTTCGGTGTCCAGGTGTGGCTTTGCAGGCGTCCTCACCGATAAGGTCTTTGTTGCGCCGGTCCAGCGAGAGGTTGCGCAAGGCGATGGCGACGGCGCGCACCACCTTGTCTGTCTCAGACTGCAGCAGTTCCACAAGCACCGGCAGCCCACGCTCTTTGCGCACTGTGGCGCGGATGTACGTGGCCCACTGAGGAGGCGGGGAGAGGGTTGCTCAGCCATACACCCCAGGCACTCTCCCACCTCCAGATCCTGACCGCTCCCTCCAGCTGGACCTTCCTGCTCCCGTGCCCGACAAAGCCCTACCCCAAAAGCTCAACGGCACCTCCACCGAGGCTTTCCCACCGTCCAGGGTGCACGCAGTGCCCGCAGCCCATGCACTTCTTGGATCTTGGGGTGGTGAAGTGGGCCCTCCTTTCCCCGCCAGCAGAGGCAGGAGCTGCACCAGTGAGGTGCCTGGGATTCCCTCTCTCAGGACTTGCCCACCctgccacacctggcccctcACCATCCAGTTGCCGGCACTGAGGTTCTGCAGAGCACCGGCGGCAGCCTCCAGGGTGTTGAAGTTCCGGCTCTCCGTGAGGAGGGAGAGGTAGAGACGTACCACCTCGGGTTGGTACAGCAGCTCAAAGCCTGGGTGCAAGGCAACCGCCACCCACGGTCACCCAGAATCTGCTCTCATCCATCATACCCCTCCCGCTTCCCGCTTTAGAGCTCCCGGGAGGCGGGTGAGCTGGGGCCAGGGATGGGTGTGGATGAGTCACGTAATGTTTACTATCAACATAGTCACCCAAGGGGAAaagcattcccatttcacagaggagcaaactgaggctcaatcAGTTGGACCTGCCTGGCAGCAGGAGCATCcaggaggcctggggtggggagggaggcgtCAACCAGGAACGCTGTCCTAGCAACAAGACTGCATTTCCGGGTATGTCCCTGAAGCTATGTATCCTGGCCACGCCCCTAGCAATATGGCCCACCTTCCCTGGCAACAAGACCAGCATTGGCCACACCCCTAGCAAGAGTACCTGCTTTCACTAGTAACTGAAGCTGTGCAGAGCCACGCCCCCTAGCAACAGGGCCCACCCTCCCCCACTGACAATAGAGCCCCCCCCTCTGTAAGTCAATTGATGCAGTGCAACCAGGGCAGCTGCCCTAGCAACAGGAGGCACTCTCCCTGGCAACCACTCCAGGTTCCCCGGCAATTGAGACGCCATCCTGCTGCTCTGCCCAGTGCTCCAGAAATGGAGGGGTCAAGACAGCCTTCCAAGCTTGCCTGTCCCCAAAGAGGGGCTTCAGCCTGGCTTGGGATACTACCTCAATCTCCCCTGTACTCACCCAGCAACATTTCATCACCCCCTCCCCAGTCCCCATGCCCCATGCTCCCTCTACTCCTGCCCTGCTGGGCTTTCTGCTCCCACATACTCCAAGAACATTCCCTGCTGGGGTATCTGCACCACCCCTGCTTTAACTATAATGCTTCCCCATAGCCCTCCTGCAGCTGGGGCCCTCCACTCTGGTGACATGCAGGCTCTTCCAACTGGTTAGGCCCCACCAGGGCAGACCTCTCTCTCAGGCCAGATCCCAGCACACAACCCAATAGGCACTGCCCTGCCCCTGCAGGTGTTCGTCTGGCCCAGCCTCTGAACCTGGATGTGAGCATGCCCGCCTAGCTCCCAGCCCTGAGGTAAACTCAGCTTTGTGGCTAACACAGGAGGCCCTACCTCCACTGGGGGCGTCCCTCCAAACCTTCCCACCTCTTATGCACCATGAGGCTGAGCAAGCCCctggcctctctgtgcctgtttcctccaACCTTGCCTGACATGACCCATGGTACTGCCTCCCATTCTAAACCCTCAGCAGGTGTCCCAATGCTGAATAATCCTCCAGGAAATCCTGCACCTATgggcctgtttccccatctgttcCCTAAGGCTCTCCAGGCCTGCTTGATGGCCCAAAGCTCCACTACCAGGGCAATCCTGAGCCCAGACATCCCCCAGCGAAGCTGGCTTCGTCTCAGCCCACTCACCTTTAGCAGCCTCAGTTCGCTTGGGCAGGTCTAGCGTGTCAAAGTTCCGGTCCATCTCACCATCCTTCTTTCCTGGAAGGGAAAGGTGGTGTGGGAGGTGAGGCAGACCCCATATGAGGAATGGGTGTGTCAGAAGGGTTGGGCACAGTTCTCTCCTATCCAGGCCCCAAAAGGCACCCCCATGTCCAGGCCTGGGCACCTGTGGGAGTGGAGCACCATTGCCAGAGTTTGGGCGGTTTAGTCTAGGAGTAGGAGTTGGTGGCAGTGGGGCCTGGGGacatcccagccctgcccctaGGACTCATCTCCCACCAGGTGCTGGGAGCTGTACCACAGACCCTCCCGGTGGCTTCCTTGCAACTGCCAGGTATGTAGACCGAGGAAGCCAGGAGCCCTGGCTGGATGGCAGGTGGATACAAGCCGAGAAACTGAAGGCTGACCGGGACAAGACTCGCTTGGGTCACACAGTAAGGCAGAACTAGGGGGAAACTCCCCCACTCTGGGGTCAGGACATTGTCCCAGGATCTACTAGCCAAGAGAAACCCCACAGCAGCCCACCTAACATTTGTGCAGCCCTGGCTTGCACACCTTTGTAACAGTGAGCCCACTGTCTCTCAGCCACACTCCCATCTCAGATGACACTTCTACCGCCTCAGAAGGCAGCAGAGCGGAGCCAGATGACCTGGGGTCCCTGCCCTGCTCACCCTCATGGGACCCTTGTATCCCTCTGAGCCACATTCTGCCCCATTCTATCAGAGAAACAGACTGCTCCCTGGTGCCCTTAGAGACAAGTATCTCCGGGCCCTGCCCACTCTTGGCTCTGCCCGGCTCTGCCCAGGTAGGCAAGTCTGAGGTTATAAAATGAGCCCCTTGGCCTTTCCACCTGCCACTGTCATAAAGATGGCAGCCCGAGTGATGAAGCCAAGGGTGGGGCAGGGCCCTGGGGCTGGAATGTGCTTGCCTCTTCCCAGGTGCCCACGGCACATGCCAGGCCTAGAAAGCAGGATAAAAAGGGACTCACCTTGGTGGAACCACTCCTCTGGGTGGCCGGAGgaagcagaggagagaggagaggagcctGAGCAGGCAGCACTCATCACCCCCCCATGCCCTCCCAGAGGCCTCAGGTTCCCACTGCACACCCTGGATCAAGCAGGCAGCATGTGGAACCTCATCCCATCACTTCTGGGTGCTGAGCACCCACCAGTGGGACAAGAAGGAGGAGGCCTGGCTGGGGTCAGTGGGGTAGGGGCAGGTGGCGCACAGGTTCCCCACAGCTGCTGGGAAGGTCCCGGGAACATACACCCTGCTAGTGAGGCAGAGAAGGTGTGCAGGGCATCTTGCCCAGGCAGATGCGGGACTGCCCCACAGGTTGGTGGCAGTCTACTGCTATGCTGTAAACAGTCAGCAGGCAGCAACAGCCATGGCTCTTTCTCAACTCATGGGTGAGTGGAACTTTCCCTGGAGTAGAGACTTGGTCTGGGCATCAGTGGGACCACCAGGCTTCCCTTGTGTACTCCCTGGGGGTCCCACAGTGTACATGGGGAAGGTTGGACCTGGGCCCCCAACCCTGGGCCCCGTCAACCATGTGACCCAGGGCAGTCCAGCCTCCTTGGCTCCCGGCTTCCCTGCCTGCCTGTTGGGGGCTGAGCAGATGTCCTCTGGCCTCCATGATGGGCTGCTGTGGGTGTACAGAGAGCCTTCAGCTGGGGCAGGAGTTGAGATGGTACCCCAGTCCGCCCCACCCACCTTTGGCCTTCTTGCCACCAAAGCAGCTGGCATCATCCCGCCTCCGGCGCTGGGAGACTACAGCACTGCCCAGGGGCCCGGGCTCGGCCTCCTGGTACCTATCGGCCCCGGGCACCTCCTTGTGCACGTGGTAGGACAGGTTCCGCATGATGCACACGCAGTTCTCCACCGACTGCAGGGAGAGGTGAGTGGCTGGGGCAGGGCACCCTAGGCACAGGGCCAGCCCTCAGGAAAGACTGGCCACAGGTGGTGTGCATGAAGGCACCAAGAGCAAAGGGACAGGGAAGCCTCAGTCGGGGGGGCAAAAGGGCGGTAACCACCAGGGAGGGTCCATGGGAGGAAGCCCCTGCCTCATGGAGCACCTTCTGCCTGCAGGACAGTGCCTACTTCAGTGTGGTCACTGTGAGGCAGGCCATGCCCAGAACGCCGCCCCAGAACCATAAGCCCATTCCCCTGAGCTGTTCCCACAGTTCCAGCCTCCCGGGACCTGCATGATCGTCTCTCCAGCCCTTGGTATGAGGCTGTGACCATCCCTGCCCACCTTGTTGTCCGTGTCCTTCCGGCCCACTGCCGACTGCAGGGCATGCAGGAGCGCGTCCACCAGCCCTTCACACTCCCGGAGTCGCCGCCGGGCCTCAGCACCATCAGAGCTCACATTCCTGTGTGGCCAAGAGCAGGCCAGGTGACCCCTGGCTACCACaaacttcccagccccactctggCCTCATGGGCTTGTCTTCATCTCCAAAACAGGCCCTTGCTACTGCCCTCCTAGCACTATTGGGAAAGGACCCTACAGCCTGGAGCTCAGTGAAGTGGGAGAAGCGAACTGTCCCCAGCCTCAGGAGGGGAGCCCTGGCAGACAGCTATCTTGGCTAGGGATAGCTGAGCAGGGGAAGACAGGGCTTTCCTGCCTCCTAGCTGACCTAGAAAGAGACAGGTAGACTCAGAGAGACCTGAACCTGTGCATAGGCAATTCTGGGTCCCTCGCCACCCCAGTGGCAGCTCTGGGCTCCACCTTACCCCAAGGTCAAGAGCCTGCAGGGCTGTAGGGGAACACCCTGATGGACAAGCAAGACTGTGGGGACCCAGGACTCTGTGGGGTCGGCAGGGCCTCCCAGGGGTAGGAGGGGAAGGGCAGAGGTCACAAGTGGCTGGGATGGGCCTCCCAGGCAGATGAACAGGGAGGTCCCAGCTCCCCACTGGCTGTCAAGTGATGGGAAGGTAGGTGAGAGCTAAGCAGGGCTATGGTACCACAGAGACCCCTCCAGAGGGTGCCCCTGGGAAGACTGGGGCACCACCTGGGGGTGAGTACAGCCCCATCCGGCCCCACTTCTCATCCACAGGACTTGTGCCACAGCTCTGAAGCTCCCAAGCTCTGGTGCTCCTAAGCTTGCTGCCATCTTCCACACTATCTGGGACCATGAGGACGGGGCCCGGTGTGCATGTGGCTTTAGCACCAGGCCTGGTCCACACCTCAGGCAGCCCGACGTGTTCTTGAAGACAGTTGTCCACTCAGCATCCCGTGGCTTGGAGTCCTCGTTGGGCTCACGCTCCCATCCTGAGTGGGGCACGATCACCTCATGGGTCAGCGTCTGCAGGCCATGGTCAATGATGACCATCTTCAGGGGCTCATATGACGACAGGTTCCACAGTGTGCCTGTGGGGTACGATTGGCCAACCCGTGCTGACCATATGCACCGCCTGCCTACCTCCCCAGGTGGCCACGCTCAGGACCTGTCCCACTCTCCTCATGTCCCAGCTCACACAGAACAGCAGGAAGTAACAAAAGCCGCGAGTGGTTCTGGGGGACACCAGTACTGGTTTCCAGCTAGGAAGGAACCCCAAAGGGGAGGAGGTGCAGAGACGGGTGTGGCAGTACTGTCCCGTCCCACCCATTCTCTGTCACACGGCAGGTGGCACTAACAATCCTGAGGCCACAGGGCCTCACAGAGACACGGTCAGGTGACCCGACCTGTCTCTCAGGTCCCATAAGGCACAAGCCCCACCACTGTACTGTTGGGGTGGGAACCAAGGAGGCGGGTCCCAGGGGAGTTTCTGTTGGGGCAGGAGGTGAGGGGACATGCCTGAGGGGCTCACTGTCAGCCTCCCGCCTATGGTAGAGACTGGGGAACCTGTCACAGCGTCTGGGCCTGATGCCTGGCTCCTGGGACAAGCGTCTCAGCAGCTGCACTCCTGCCCACCGGGTGCTTTCCCAGGCGGTCGCAGGCCAAGGGGCCTCGTTCCTCCCGGGCTGAGCCTCGCACTCTTCTCTTCCCAGGGGATGTGGGCATGGCCAGGTCCCACTCACCAGTGACAAGCTCGCGGACCTCGTTGTCCCGGGCGGCCCGCAGCAGGCGTACCAGGGCAGGCACACCACCACAGTCCCGGATGGCAGCCTTGTTGTCAGTGTCACGGCCATAGGAGAGGTTGCGCAGTGCCCCACAGGCCCGGCGCCGCACCTCAGCCCGCGGGTGGTCCAGCAGTGCCACAAGCAGCGGCAGCCCCCGCAGCTGCCGTACACGCCGCTTGACACCCTCGTTCTCAAAGCACAGATGCTGCAGGTAGGCGGCCGCATTGGCCTTCACGGGGTCCACGGGGTGCCGCAGCATGGCCAGCACCTCAGGCAGCTCAGGGTCCCGCCAGCGCGGCTCCTTGCGGGCGCTATCCACTGAGGGCGAGCGCCGCACCAGCCGGTCCAGGCTGCCCAGGCTGCCCCGTTCAGGCTGGGCCAGGGGCGCCGTCACCGCTGGGAACGCAGGCCGTTGGTCCGTCAGCTCGCCGCCATCATCTGCTGCGTCCTCGTAGGCCCTGCACAGGCAAGTGGGGCGCGTGGACATCGTCACAGCAGCCGCCAGCCCTGCCTCTGAGCTGCCCCATGACACCTTCTTCAGGACTGCAAACTCACCCAGCAGGGCTGGGCTGAGAGCACCTGCATCACCGCCCGAAGCATGGTGGGGACATAGAGAGTCATGCACCAGCCCAGTGAGAACCAATTCACAGCCAAATGCCAAACCCCAGCCAGAGGCTATCAGGACCCAGGCAACCCTCCCAGGACAGCAAGCTCACTCACTGCTGTCACCGGGCAGTGTTCCTCGATCCCAAGCAAAACATGTTTCTGTGCGATATCTGCTAGGGCTGCTGGAGAGACCCACCTCCCTTCCACGAAACCACCCTATCTTCCATGAGGACCATCTCTGGCTGTGCCAGGATGGAGAGTGGGCAGATGGCTCTCTCTGCATGAAGCCATCCCAGCAGGACCACCCGAGGGGTGTTCAGGCCACCAGCCCTTTGGGGCACAAGATCTCCTTAACTCTCAGTAGCCCTGTGGGTTGCTGTCATCAAACCCACTGCCCCGAGGCTAGGAGTGGTCAGGTGACTTGGCCAGGGTCACACAACAGAATCCAGACCCGGGCTATGGTCACGTCCCCACTCCGGAGATGCAGAAACTAAGGGCAATGGGGACAGAATCAGGGGCTGTGACAAGGGCCAGGGCTCTGGGTTCTGGTTACCCAGAGTGTGGATGGAGCAAGGCCGGTGGCTGGCACTCTTCCCAGCTTTTCCTAGGCCCTGGGCCTGCAGGATGGTGCCCAGTCGCACTCCTACCACCCCAGGGTCcacctttcttctctccctgacAAGAGCCAAGGCCAATTCAAACTAACGTGCACGACTAACTCAACTGCAGCCGCTTGACAAGTGGGGTACTCTGTAGTTGGGTGGAGGGTGGACTTCCCAGAGGAGGTAGCCACAGGGGACGGGGTGCAGCTCACCTGGTATGAAGGCCCCGCCCACACTCAGGCCTCCTCCTCGTGGCCGTGCCATAGTCAGGCTCCAGCTCAGGGCCACCCTCGTCATCAGCGGCCAGGCTACGCGTGTCATCCTCCAAGCCATATGGCTCTGCCTGGAAGCGCTCGGGCAGGGAGCGGCCACCTGGTGGCCCAGGCTCAGGACCCACTGAGAAGGCCTCCCGGTGGCCAGGCAGTGTGAAGCAGCCATCACCAGGGCCTAGGCCAAGGGGGCCAGCACGTGGGGGCCGCACACCCAGCCCTCGGGACAGGCTGCCATAGCTGGAACTGTCCCGGGGCTCGGGGCCTTCGGGAAAGCCAGCCCCGCTGCTGAGGTAGGCTCGAGAGAGTGTGGCCGCCGGGCCACCACCACGCAGCAGGAAATGCTGGTCCAGGGCACCATCAGCAAAAGGGCCTAGTGGGGGGCCGCCATCCAGCAGGGGGAGTCCGTCCGGGCCCAGGGGCACCTGGCGTACTGTCCGAGTGGTCACCGTCTTGACAGTCTTGGTGACCTGGTAGATGATAGGCAGGTAGGTGGGGTAGCCCGAGAGgcctagaaactgctttgttgggGCCTGGCTGGCCTTAATTTCCCACTCGAGCAATGAGAAGCCCCAGGGGGCAAGTTTCCATGTCCACTCTGCAGGTGAGACAGCTGTAGCAGCCTGGCCCTGCTCACCTACCCACTGCCTGGGCCTGTCCATACCTTGGTCTCGGTGCGCCGGGTCGTGCCATCTTCAGATGTGACAATAGACACATGGGAAGTGGGTGTGCCGGGGTCCTCCTCCACGGTCACGGTCTCCTCCAGCACATCAGGCGCCTCCGGCATCGTGGCCAGTGAGGCCTGGCTGCCTGGGCTCTGCTCCTGGGGCAAGGAGGGGCACTGGTGGGCAGGCCTGCTGCTCAATCATCCCTGGAGTACAGGTCCCCACGCATAGCAGCTCTGCCTCAGCTTGTGCTAGCCAGCACACCAGGGTGCCTTCCTCCTGGTCCTGAACCCACCCACCCCAGGGCCTGTCTCGGCCCAAGCTGGTAAGGACAGCAATAAGTTCTTGCCCTCTGAACATCAAGGTGCTAACCCTTCCCTGGCACCCCATCCTGGGGGGACCCTGGGGCTGGACCCCCATCCCAGGCCTCCTCAAGCTGAGTTGGCAGATAAGGCCACAGACCCTGGGGGTGAAGTCTAGAGGGCCCTCCCCAAGCTGCATGGCCTGGCTGCCACAGGCTCCTCCAGGCCCCAGGAGGCGCCAGTGAGACCTGCGGGATGCCTTCCTGATGTCACCCACCACCCCTAGCTGGGACATCATGGTGTCCTGGGGCCTCCTCCCTCGCCTACCCCAGAAACCTTGAGTATAGAAGCCTTGTGGGGGCTGTTTCAGCACTGCCTACTGTGGCCACACTAAGGTTCCCGCCACCAACGCCAGCCAGACGCCCTCAAGGGACAGAAATAAGCAGTTCCCAGAACACTCCATGCACCTGTAGCACCAATATATCCTTACTCTTTCTAGTCCAGACATTCTTTAGTGTTGTGTAGGCACAGCCTGGCCCTACCTCAGGCCAGTGGATGGCGCCCCCAGTGACTGAGACTCTGGGCATCATATCAGAGACCAGACACAGTGGATTTGAGCCTATGGGTGCTCTTGCCACCATTCTGCATGGGGTGACAACACTGGAATTCTAGGCAAGACAGTTCTAGACTGAGACTTTTCTATCCACATGCCTACTGACTGGACTTaccagtggggaaactgaggctcaaagaggctaGGCTGGCCCACATCAGAGCCAGGCCCAACCCCTGCTGCGCTGAGTGGCTTGAGGACCTGAGACCCACAGCCTGCTCTGGGCCTCTGACTGCACAGGTGCCTGGCCCCAGGGCCACATGGCACCAACATCCGGGGATTGGCATCTAGCCAAGACAGGCAGGAGCTGAAACCCAAGCCCTGGTGGGTGGGTGAGGGGGAGCACATTCCCAGGCAGCCAGGGCAGGGTCAGCAGGAGGACAGGCCCTGCTCTGCGGCCCAGGCCCCTGGTCCCTGCACAATGGGTCCCTTGCCTGGGCCCCCTGGGGCCTACCCAGACACCAAGCTCTGCCAGGCTCCAGAGGGAGACTGCCCattcttgggcctgggaggtgagCCAGGCTAGATACTCAGCGCTGCCCTCAGGACCTGCCTACCAAGGCCTGTGGGCTGGGAAGCCTCCCCAGGTCAGGGTCCTATCCTGGTGGAATACTTGACCCCCAAATGCACGCAGTGCAGGTGTCCGGGAAGGGGCCTGCACCAACATGTTAGGACAGGTGTATCCCTCAGGCTCACTGACAGAGGGAAGAGGTGGCCACAGAAGGTACCTCCCCCTCTCCCAGGGGCAGGGTCTTGGAGGATGACAGGTAAccttatagatggggaaactgaggcctggcaGGGGGAGAGGATTTACCTAGAACTTCACAGTGCAAATGGGATTTCAAGCACCCCCAGAGAAGGCAATCTGGCAAGGAAGCCTTTGGGCCTCATCTCGCCCTCAGTCTTGAGATGTACGTGGAATGCCTGGCTAGGAAAACGGGACCTGTTCCCTGGGAAAAAGAAATAGACTGAGGCCTAGAGTGGGGACAACTGGTATGCTGCCATGCAGGGCAGGCTGGGCTCTTCTCCAAAGGCACTGGGGAGCTGGGACTGCTCTGAAGCAGGAGAAGGCTTGTGTGGCCCATCACTGCTGGGGCTGGGCTACCCCAT
The Piliocolobus tephrosceles isolate RC106 chromosome 19, ASM277652v3, whole genome shotgun sequence genome window above contains:
- the ARVCF gene encoding armadillo repeat protein deleted in velo-cardio-facial syndrome isoform X3 — translated: MTPLPRGGEGAEAQASSGLGGDGWTGYDPGAAGPHPLSLGGGTSPRPPATPAPAPATPHLGAAPPDWLLAVTAARSAPAGSESAEPEPERPRRRSRAWSSHSHPRHWPAPPSPGPMPAELRQEQSPGSQASLATMPEAPDVLEETVTVEEDPGTPTSHVSIVTSEDGTTRRTETKVTKTVKTVTTRTVRQVPLGPDGLPLLDGGPPLGPFADGALDQHFLLRGGGPAATLSRAYLSSGAGFPEGPEPRDSSSYGSLSRGLGVRPPRAGPLGLGPGDGCFTLPGHREAFSVGPEPGPPGGRSLPERFQAEPYGLEDDTRSLAADDEGGPELEPDYGTATRRRPECGRGLHTRAYEDAADDGGELTDQRPAFPAVTAPLAQPERGSLGSLDRLVRRSPSVDSARKEPRWRDPELPEVLAMLRHPVDPVKANAAAYLQHLCFENEGVKRRVRQLRGLPLLVALLDHPRAEVRRRACGALRNLSYGRDTDNKAAIRDCGGVPALVRLLRAARDNEVRELVTGTLWNLSSYEPLKMVIIDHGLQTLTHEVIVPHSGWEREPNEDSKPRDAEWTTVFKNTSGCLRNVSSDGAEARRRLRECEGLVDALLHALQSAVGRKDTDNKSVENCVCIMRNLSYHVHKEVPGADRYQEAEPGPLGSAVVSQRRRRDDASCFGGKKAKEEWFHQGKKDGEMDRNFDTLDLPKRTEAAKGFELLYQPEVVRLYLSLLTESRNFNTLEAAAGALQNLSAGNWMWATYIRATVRKERGLPVLVELLQSETDKVVRAVAIALRNLSLDRRNKDLIGSYAMAELVRNVRNAQAPPRPGARLEEDTVVAVLNTIHEIVSDSLDNARSLLQARGVPALVALVASSQSVREAKAASHVLQTVWSYKELRGSLQKDGWTKARFQSAAATAKGPKGAPSPGGFDDSTLPLVDKSLEGEKTGSQDVIPMDALGPDGYSTVDRRERRPRGIGSAGEASEKEPLKGPGPASCF
- the ARVCF gene encoding armadillo repeat protein deleted in velo-cardio-facial syndrome isoform X5, with amino-acid sequence MEDCKVHSAASILASVKEQEARFERLTRALEQERRHVALQLERAQEPGMVSGGMGGGQPLPMAWQQLVLQEQSPGSQASLATMPEAPDVLEETVTVEEDPGTPTSHVSIVTSEDGTTRRTETKVTKTVKTVTTRTVRQVPLGPDGLPLLDGGPPLGPFADGALDQHFLLRGGGPAATLSRAYLSSGAGFPEGPEPRDSSSYGSLSRGLGVRPPRAGPLGLGPGDGCFTLPGHREAFSVGPEPGPPGGRSLPERFQAEPYGLEDDTRSLAADDEGGPELEPDYGTATRRRPECGRGLHTRAYEDAADDGGELTDQRPAFPAVTAPLAQPERGSLGSLDRLVRRSPSVDSARKEPRWRDPELPEVLAMLRHPVDPVKANAAAYLQHLCFENEGVKRRVRQLRGLPLLVALLDHPRAEVRRRACGALRNLSYGRDTDNKAAIRDCGGVPALVRLLRAARDNEVRELVTGTLWNLSSYEPLKMVIIDHGLQTLTHEVIVPHSGWEREPNEDSKPRDAEWTTVFKNTSGCLRNVSSDGAEARRRLRECEGLVDALLHALQSAVGRKDTDNKSVENCVCIMRNLSYHVHKEVPGADRYQEAEPGPLGSAVVSQRRRRDDASCFGGKKAKEEWFHQGKKDGEMDRNFDTLDLPKRTEAAKGFELLYQPEVVRLYLSLLTESRNFNTLEAAAGALQNLSAGNWMWATYIRATVRKERGLPVLVELLQSETDKVVRAVAIALRNLSLDRRNKDLIGSYAMAELVRNVRNAQAPPRPGARLEEDTVVAVLNTIHEIVSDSLDNARSLLQARGVPALVALVASSQSVREAKAASHVLQTVWSYKELRGSLQKDGWTKARFQSAAATAKGPKGAPSPGGFDDSTLPLVDKSLEGEKTGSQDVIPMDALGPDGYSTVDRRERRPRGIGSAGEASEKEPLKLDPSRKAPPPGPSRPAVRLVDAVGDAKPQPVDSWV